One Halosegnis longus DNA window includes the following coding sequences:
- a CDS encoding GNAT family N-acetyltransferase: MELTTPTASALDALVELWLDLARDQRAHGSHLCVTANENQIRESLSQRLVVGGVRIARVDDEPVGFATFYPEQGVFEQEYDRGIIENLYVTAPHRGNGIGTALLEAAVDALREGGADRIALDVLAANERARSFYRDHGFEPHRVEMERRP, translated from the coding sequence ATGGAACTCACTACGCCGACCGCGAGTGCGCTCGACGCACTCGTCGAGTTGTGGCTCGACCTCGCGCGCGACCAGCGAGCACACGGCTCGCACCTGTGCGTCACGGCGAACGAAAACCAGATTCGCGAGTCGCTTTCACAGCGGCTCGTGGTCGGCGGGGTCCGGATTGCGCGCGTCGACGACGAACCGGTCGGCTTCGCCACGTTCTATCCGGAGCAAGGCGTCTTCGAGCAGGAGTACGACAGGGGAATCATCGAGAACCTGTACGTCACAGCGCCACACCGCGGTAACGGAATCGGCACGGCGCTGTTGGAGGCTGCGGTCGACGCGCTCCGCGAGGGCGGTGCAGACCGAATCGCGCTCGACGTGTTGGCGGCGAACGAGCGCGCGCGGTCGTTCTACCGCGACCACGGTTTCGAGCCTCATCGAGTCGAGATGGAACGGCGACCGTAA
- the glmU gene encoding bifunctional sugar-1-phosphate nucleotidylyltransferase/acetyltransferase, with protein sequence MHAVILAAGEGTRMRPLTESIPKPMLPVADRPLVAHTADAAVAAGADRLVFVVGYEADRVRDHFGESYRGVPVAYATQDEQLGTAHAAAAAREYLDDDFVVLNGDDLYDEDALTALFEQCPAVGAYTVEDPRPYGVFSIDDGVVTDIVEKPADPPSSRVNVGAYHFPAEAADWLTEVDRSDRGEYEITDVLARVIDAAEVSAVPVRRWLGVGRPWELLEANEWKLAELDRHVDGEVHERAELRGSVVVEAGATVDAGVVVEGPALIRSGADVGPNAYVRGATHIGQNAHVGNGVELKNTVVMRETNVPHLSYVGDSVLGERVNLGAGTQVANLRHDGEPVETTVKGERVSTGRRKFGVVAGPDAKTAINTSLNAGVVLSAGATTTPGESVLRDR encoded by the coding sequence ATGCACGCTGTCATCCTCGCCGCCGGAGAGGGGACGCGGATGCGTCCGCTCACCGAGTCGATACCGAAGCCGATGTTGCCGGTCGCCGACCGGCCGCTCGTCGCCCACACCGCCGACGCTGCCGTGGCTGCGGGCGCAGACCGACTCGTGTTCGTCGTCGGCTACGAGGCCGACCGCGTTCGCGACCACTTCGGCGAGTCGTATCGAGGGGTTCCGGTCGCGTACGCCACGCAGGACGAACAGTTGGGGACGGCACACGCGGCCGCCGCGGCCCGCGAGTATCTCGACGACGACTTCGTGGTCCTGAACGGCGACGACCTCTACGACGAGGACGCGCTAACTGCGCTGTTCGAGCAGTGTCCCGCCGTCGGAGCCTACACGGTCGAGGACCCGCGGCCCTACGGCGTCTTCTCGATCGACGACGGTGTGGTGACGGATATCGTCGAGAAACCCGCGGACCCGCCCAGCAGCCGCGTCAACGTCGGCGCGTACCACTTTCCGGCCGAGGCCGCCGACTGGCTCACCGAGGTCGACCGCTCCGACCGCGGCGAGTACGAGATTACCGACGTGCTCGCGCGCGTCATCGACGCCGCCGAGGTGTCGGCCGTTCCGGTACGCCGGTGGCTCGGCGTCGGGCGCCCGTGGGAGCTGCTGGAAGCCAACGAGTGGAAGCTCGCGGAACTGGACCGACACGTCGACGGCGAGGTTCACGAGCGGGCAGAGCTACGCGGCTCTGTCGTGGTCGAAGCCGGTGCGACAGTCGACGCTGGCGTCGTCGTCGAGGGACCGGCGCTGATTCGGTCGGGAGCCGATGTTGGCCCGAACGCGTACGTCCGCGGTGCGACACACATCGGGCAAAACGCCCACGTCGGCAACGGCGTCGAGCTGAAAAACACCGTCGTGATGCGGGAGACGAACGTGCCGCATCTCTCTTACGTCGGCGACAGCGTCCTCGGCGAGCGAGTCAACCTCGGCGCTGGAACGCAGGTGGCGAACCTCCGCCACGACGGCGAACCCGTCGAAACCACGGTGAAAGGTGAGCGCGTCTCGACGGGTCGCCGGAAGTTCGGCGTCGTCGCCGGACCGGACGCGAAGACGGCCATCAACACCTCACTGAACGCCGGCGTCGTCCTCTCGGCCGGCGCGACGACCACGCCCGGCGAGTCGGTTCTGCGGGACCGGTAG
- a CDS encoding phosphoglycerate kinase — protein sequence MVRTLDSLDAAGAAVGVRVDINSPLTEAATLADDARLRAHIETLTELAAADARTVVLAHQGRPGGDEFETLEPHAERLDELLDAPVEYCDSTFSANARSRVRALDDGTILVLENTRFYSEEYMEWEPSEAADTHLVGKLAPVLDAYVNDAFAAAHRSQPSLVGFPQRLPSYAGRVMETELDVLGGIDESPEPRVYVLGGAKVADSIDVARSVLERGLADAVLTAGIVGNAFLLANGVTLGAASAEIVNDRSPEAVKQAGELLDEFGHRLYLPRDVAVERDGERVEIDTESLPATEPAMDIGARTVSAYADILEDAGTVILNGPAGVFEDDLFAFGTRELYEAAIRADHSIVGGGDTAAALRSLGLDGFTHVSTGGGAALRMLTGGTLPAVEVLDD from the coding sequence ATGGTACGGACGCTCGATTCGCTCGACGCAGCCGGCGCGGCTGTCGGGGTTCGAGTGGACATCAACAGTCCGCTCACGGAGGCGGCGACGCTCGCCGATGACGCCCGTCTGCGGGCACACATCGAGACGCTCACCGAACTCGCCGCCGCCGACGCTCGGACCGTCGTCCTCGCCCACCAGGGACGACCCGGGGGCGACGAGTTCGAAACTCTCGAACCGCACGCCGAGCGGCTCGACGAACTGCTCGACGCGCCCGTCGAGTACTGTGATTCTACCTTCTCCGCGAACGCGCGCTCGCGCGTCCGAGCTCTCGATGACGGTACGATTCTCGTGTTGGAGAACACCCGTTTCTACAGCGAGGAGTACATGGAGTGGGAGCCGAGCGAGGCGGCCGACACCCACCTCGTCGGGAAGCTCGCGCCGGTGCTCGACGCGTACGTCAACGACGCCTTCGCCGCTGCACACCGGTCACAGCCGTCGCTCGTCGGCTTCCCGCAGCGACTCCCGTCCTACGCCGGGCGCGTGATGGAGACGGAGCTCGACGTGCTCGGCGGTATCGACGAATCGCCGGAGCCGCGCGTCTACGTTCTCGGGGGCGCGAAGGTCGCAGACTCCATCGACGTAGCGCGGTCGGTCCTCGAACGCGGGCTCGCCGACGCCGTTCTCACCGCGGGCATCGTCGGCAACGCCTTCCTGCTCGCGAACGGCGTCACGCTCGGTGCCGCCTCCGCCGAAATCGTCAACGACCGCTCGCCCGAGGCGGTCAAGCAGGCCGGCGAACTCCTAGACGAGTTCGGCCACCGGTTGTATCTCCCGCGCGACGTGGCCGTCGAGCGCGACGGTGAGCGCGTCGAAATCGACACCGAGTCGCTGCCGGCCACAGAGCCGGCGATGGATATCGGTGCCCGGACGGTCTCGGCGTACGCCGACATCCTCGAAGACGCCGGTACCGTCATCCTGAACGGACCCGCCGGCGTCTTCGAGGACGACCTGTTCGCCTTCGGGACCCGAGAGCTGTACGAGGCAGCGATCCGCGCCGACCACAGTATCGTCGGGGGCGGCGACACTGCTGCCGCGCTCCGCTCGCTCGGCCTCGACGGCTTCACACACGTCTCGACGGGCGGGGGGGCCGCGCTGCGGATGCTGACCGGCGGGACCCTCCCCGCGGTCGAGGTTCTCGACGACTGA
- a CDS encoding DUF7576 family protein, whose product MKDPTSDLGEDISPDEAPACEWCGDSLANAPNRRTRTWVEDGEVQRLQFCDDACLRSLRDSQE is encoded by the coding sequence ATGAAGGACCCGACCTCCGATCTGGGCGAGGATATCTCGCCGGACGAGGCCCCCGCCTGTGAGTGGTGTGGCGACTCACTCGCGAACGCACCCAACCGTCGCACCCGGACGTGGGTCGAAGACGGAGAAGTACAGCGGCTACAGTTTTGCGACGACGCGTGTCTCCGGTCGTTGCGCGACTCACAGGAGTGA
- a CDS encoding SDR family oxidoreductase — MSLSKPDLSGQTAFITGTTRGIGKQFALALAECGCNIVSTGKTTDDTDDQRLEGTIEQTAREVRDIGPGALAIELNVREEENVERAVEKAIDEFGQIDIVINNASAIQAVSTVDLPANRFDLLTDVNVRGTQLVSRAFADHLRGQESSWLFANAPPVTVDRAPGSGPYAWSKLGMSFLTLSLADELAGDDVACNTIWPVTAIDTRATRYFEMGTEDDWRTPEVMSDALLEILSRDPATCTGNSFYDEEVLREAGVTDFSEYNLTEGDPAPTSAHMFDPSYERP; from the coding sequence GTGTCACTGAGCAAACCCGACCTGAGCGGACAGACGGCGTTCATCACAGGAACGACCCGCGGCATCGGCAAGCAGTTCGCGCTCGCGCTCGCGGAGTGTGGCTGTAACATCGTCTCGACCGGCAAAACGACCGACGACACCGACGACCAGCGGCTCGAAGGGACAATCGAACAGACTGCCCGCGAGGTTCGCGACATCGGCCCGGGGGCGCTCGCAATCGAGTTGAACGTCCGCGAGGAGGAGAACGTCGAGCGCGCGGTCGAGAAGGCGATCGACGAGTTCGGCCAGATTGACATCGTCATCAACAACGCCAGCGCCATCCAGGCCGTCTCGACGGTCGACCTGCCGGCCAACCGATTCGACCTGCTGACTGACGTGAACGTCCGGGGAACGCAGCTCGTCTCGCGAGCGTTCGCGGACCACCTACGCGGACAGGAGTCGTCGTGGCTGTTCGCGAACGCGCCGCCGGTCACCGTCGACCGTGCGCCGGGGTCCGGCCCGTATGCGTGGTCGAAGCTCGGGATGTCGTTTCTCACCCTGTCGCTGGCGGACGAGCTCGCCGGCGACGACGTTGCGTGCAACACCATCTGGCCGGTCACGGCAATCGACACGCGCGCGACCCGCTACTTCGAGATGGGCACCGAAGACGACTGGCGGACGCCCGAAGTCATGTCCGACGCGCTCCTCGAGATTCTTTCCCGTGACCCGGCGACGTGTACGGGCAACAGCTTCTACGACGAGGAGGTGTTGCGAGAGGCTGGCGTGACGGATTTCTCGGAGTACAACCTCACCGAGGGCGACCCGGCACCGACCTCCGCACACATGTTCGACCCGAGCTACGAACGCCCGTAG
- the sdhC gene encoding succinate dehydrogenase, cytochrome b556 subunit has protein sequence MSQSYDRGLVEDFGRWTEFSAGMWAWIFHKFTGWVLVGYLFTHIAVLSTAMQGSQAYNSTIQGLEGLLLVRFLEVGLLAVAVFHILNGIRLLLVDLGLGLESQDRTFYASLVVTGVIVVASIPTFLMGKLA, from the coding sequence ATGAGTCAATCGTACGACCGAGGCCTCGTTGAGGACTTCGGTCGGTGGACGGAGTTCTCCGCCGGGATGTGGGCGTGGATCTTCCACAAGTTCACCGGCTGGGTCCTTGTCGGCTATCTGTTCACCCACATCGCTGTCCTCTCGACGGCGATGCAGGGGTCACAAGCCTACAATAGCACGATTCAGGGCCTCGAAGGACTGCTCCTCGTCCGATTCCTCGAAGTCGGCCTGCTGGCGGTCGCCGTGTTCCACATTCTCAACGGCATCCGCCTGCTGCTGGTCGACCTCGGGCTCGGACTGGAGTCACAGGACCGCACCTTCTACGCGTCGCTCGTCGTCACGGGCGTCATCGTAGTCGCGAGTATTCCGACGTTCCTGATGGGGAAACTGGCATGA
- a CDS encoding FAD-binding protein — protein sequence MHEHDVIVVGGGGAGLRAAIAAHEEGADVAIVTKLHPVRSHTGAAEGGINAALRDGDDPKDHAYDTMKGSDYLGDAPAIETLCEMSPEETIQLEHWGMPFSREDDGRVSQRPFGGLSFPRTTYAGAETGHHLLHTMYEQVVKRGITVYDEFYVTELATTDHPDPEERECHGCIAYDIKSGDLVGFEASGGVILATGGDGQAFDHTTNAVANTGDGLAMAYRAGVPVEDPEFVQFHPTTLPSTGVLISEGVRGEGGILYNGDGERFMFEHGYANNDGELASRDVVSRAELTEVNEGRGIEDEYVYLDMRHLGEERVVDRLENILHLAEDFEGVDGLDEPMPVKPGQHYHMGGIETNENGHTCIDGLYAAGECACVSVHGSNRLGGNALPELIVFGARAGYHAAGRDLGEARIPTGPSARTEDETGLDTPVSPGAIDQPDPDAVADGGAMTADPAATVERTLDGERARVEEMMERDGINHAEIRSDLQDAMTQNVNVFREKEGIQDALETIRDCRERYQNVAVADPSRTFNTDLLHTIETRNLIDVAETIALGALAREEFRGAHWRAEHQARDDEDWLKHTMIAWNDGEPDLYYTDVLLEGEEKTYEPKIRSY from the coding sequence ATGCACGAACACGACGTAATCGTGGTCGGTGGCGGCGGAGCCGGACTCCGTGCTGCCATCGCTGCCCACGAAGAAGGCGCGGATGTCGCCATCGTGACGAAGCTCCACCCGGTTCGCTCGCACACCGGTGCGGCGGAGGGTGGAATCAACGCGGCGCTTCGCGACGGCGACGACCCGAAGGACCACGCGTACGACACGATGAAGGGGTCGGATTACCTCGGCGACGCCCCGGCGATTGAGACGCTGTGTGAGATGAGCCCCGAAGAGACCATCCAGCTCGAACACTGGGGAATGCCGTTCTCGCGAGAGGACGACGGGCGCGTCTCACAGCGACCGTTCGGCGGCCTGTCGTTCCCGCGGACGACGTACGCGGGCGCGGAAACCGGCCACCACCTGCTCCACACGATGTACGAGCAGGTCGTCAAGCGAGGGATTACCGTGTACGACGAGTTCTACGTCACCGAACTCGCGACCACCGACCACCCGGATCCCGAGGAACGGGAGTGTCACGGCTGTATCGCCTACGACATCAAGAGCGGCGACCTCGTCGGCTTCGAGGCGTCGGGCGGCGTCATCCTCGCCACCGGCGGCGACGGACAGGCGTTCGACCACACGACCAACGCGGTCGCCAACACCGGCGACGGACTGGCGATGGCCTACCGCGCGGGCGTTCCGGTCGAGGACCCCGAGTTCGTCCAGTTCCACCCGACCACCCTCCCGAGCACGGGCGTGCTCATCTCCGAGGGTGTCCGCGGTGAGGGCGGCATCCTCTACAACGGCGACGGCGAGCGGTTCATGTTCGAACACGGCTACGCCAACAACGACGGCGAACTCGCCTCTCGCGACGTCGTGTCGCGCGCCGAACTCACCGAGGTGAACGAGGGCCGCGGCATCGAAGACGAGTACGTCTATCTCGACATGCGCCACCTCGGCGAGGAGCGCGTCGTCGACCGCCTCGAAAACATTCTGCACCTCGCAGAAGACTTCGAGGGCGTCGACGGGCTGGACGAGCCGATGCCGGTCAAGCCCGGCCAGCACTACCACATGGGCGGCATCGAGACGAACGAGAACGGCCACACCTGCATCGACGGGCTGTACGCCGCCGGCGAGTGCGCCTGTGTCTCGGTCCACGGCTCGAACCGACTGGGCGGCAACGCGCTGCCGGAGCTCATCGTGTTCGGTGCACGTGCGGGCTACCACGCCGCGGGGCGCGACCTCGGTGAAGCGCGTATTCCGACCGGCCCGAGCGCTCGTACCGAAGACGAGACGGGTCTCGACACCCCCGTCTCTCCGGGCGCAATCGACCAGCCGGACCCCGATGCCGTCGCCGACGGCGGCGCGATGACCGCCGACCCGGCCGCGACGGTCGAACGCACGCTCGACGGCGAGCGAGCCCGCGTTGAGGAGATGATGGAGCGAGACGGCATCAACCACGCCGAGATTCGCTCCGACCTGCAGGACGCGATGACGCAGAACGTCAACGTGTTCCGCGAGAAGGAGGGCATCCAGGACGCGCTGGAGACGATTCGCGACTGCCGCGAACGCTACCAGAACGTCGCGGTCGCCGACCCCTCGCGCACGTTCAACACGGACCTGCTCCACACCATCGAGACGCGCAACCTCATCGACGTGGCCGAGACCATCGCGCTCGGCGCGCTCGCACGCGAGGAGTTCCGCGGTGCCCACTGGCGCGCGGAGCATCAGGCGCGCGACGACGAGGACTGGCTCAAACACACCATGATTGCGTGGAACGACGGCGAGCCCGACCTCTACTACACCGACGTGCTGCTCGAAGGCGAGGAGAAGACGTACGAGCCGAAGATTCGCTCCTACTGA
- a CDS encoding succinate dehydrogenase/fumarate reductase iron-sulfur subunit produces MSTGITETEDDGTETQTQAVGAARAAGETYTEMDSQEIEAANEEARRRTRELVEEADRTVKLKVFRFDPEVPEKEEPRFDTFTVPFSKGMTVLDALMWARDQYDSSLTFRHSCRQAVCGSDALFVNGRQRLGCKTQVADLADSGIPKKVRIEPLPHAEVVKDLVVDMEHFYDQMESVEPYFQGEDTPDGLEEQYQSRENREKVKMSTRCIWCGACMSSCNIAAGNNDYLGPAAINKAYRFAMDDREGEDLTEHRLNIIEQEHGVWRCQTQFSCTEVCPKDIPLTEHIQELKREAVKKNLKFW; encoded by the coding sequence ATGAGCACAGGAATCACCGAAACCGAAGACGACGGTACAGAGACGCAGACGCAGGCCGTGGGGGCCGCGCGCGCTGCCGGTGAGACGTACACCGAGATGGACAGCCAGGAGATCGAGGCGGCAAACGAGGAAGCGCGACGGCGCACCCGCGAACTCGTCGAGGAGGCGGACCGCACGGTCAAGCTGAAGGTGTTCCGCTTCGACCCCGAGGTTCCCGAGAAGGAGGAGCCACGGTTCGACACGTTCACCGTTCCGTTCTCGAAGGGGATGACGGTGCTCGACGCGCTCATGTGGGCGCGCGACCAGTACGACTCCTCGCTCACGTTCCGCCACTCCTGTCGACAGGCGGTGTGTGGCTCGGACGCGCTGTTCGTCAACGGGCGACAGCGCCTCGGCTGTAAGACGCAGGTCGCAGACCTCGCCGACAGCGGCATCCCGAAGAAGGTCCGCATCGAGCCGCTCCCGCACGCCGAGGTCGTCAAGGACCTCGTCGTCGACATGGAGCACTTCTACGACCAGATGGAGTCCGTCGAGCCGTACTTCCAGGGGGAAGACACCCCTGACGGACTCGAAGAGCAGTACCAGTCGCGTGAGAACCGCGAGAAGGTGAAGATGTCCACGCGCTGTATCTGGTGTGGCGCGTGTATGTCCTCGTGTAACATCGCGGCGGGCAACAACGATTATCTCGGCCCGGCGGCCATCAACAAGGCCTACCGGTTCGCGATGGACGACCGCGAGGGCGAGGACCTCACCGAGCACCGACTCAACATCATCGAACAGGAGCACGGCGTCTGGCGGTGTCAGACCCAGTTCTCCTGTACTGAGGTGTGTCCGAAGGATATCCCCCTGACGGAACACATCCAGGAACTGAAGCGTGAAGCGGTCAAGAAGAACCTGAAGTTCTGGTAA
- a CDS encoding succinate dehydrogenase hydrophobic membrane anchor subunit: MSERYSSFEPKGTRWLLQRLTAAFLVIVLAFHFMQLHFVNHAADVTFAGTSARMSQPGYFAAMVGFGLTATFHGVNGVYNGLVNQGLDGTGKRVVKYGLIVAGLLLSAQILRLAFVMAGGSIS; the protein is encoded by the coding sequence ATGAGTGAACGCTACTCTTCGTTCGAACCGAAAGGCACGCGCTGGCTGCTGCAGCGTCTCACGGCGGCGTTTCTCGTCATCGTGTTGGCGTTCCACTTCATGCAGCTGCACTTCGTGAACCACGCCGCAGACGTGACGTTCGCCGGCACGAGCGCCCGGATGAGCCAGCCCGGCTACTTCGCCGCGATGGTCGGCTTTGGCCTGACGGCGACGTTCCACGGCGTCAACGGCGTCTACAACGGACTCGTCAATCAGGGACTCGACGGCACCGGCAAGCGGGTCGTGAAGTACGGCCTCATCGTCGCCGGACTGCTGCTTTCCGCACAGATTCTCCGACTGGCGTTCGTTATGGCAGGAGGGAGTATCTCATGA